Within Deltaproteobacteria bacterium HGW-Deltaproteobacteria-18, the genomic segment CCGTGAGTTCTGGGGCGCGGGAGACGAGAAGCGCGGAATCCTCATGAGTGGCACCTTGACCTTCAACGCGGCCGGTGAACTTGAGAACATGTCTGCGTTTACGGTGAATGATCCTGCAGCCGATCCGGAGCTGGCCGCGTCCTGGGTTCCGGCAAACTTCTCGCAAAATGGCTATCCGATTTGCACCGCCAACTTTCTGGGAACCGCCAATGGCAGTACCACGGGTTCGGGAACACTCTCCGAGAGTGAAAACACAAAAAATATTGAGATTAACTTTGGTGTGCGAAACAAGACTTCTTCGTGGGAACCGGGGCCCGCTATTCCCCCTGCCGCGGCAACCGGTCAAGACAATTTGGGGGACTATCCGACAATCGATACGTCAGGCGCTACGCCTGTACTGGTAGGTAGTCTCGATGCAATAAATGGTTTCGCGTCGACGGAGCTCAGCGCGCTCTCGTCCACCAACTACAGCACAGGTTCCACGACCATCTTCCAGGCGCAGGACGGTTACACCGCAGGCTTTCTGCAGAACCTCTCCGTCGACCGTGACGGGGTCATCACCGGCCGATACTCCAACGGTCAGGTCCTGCAGCTCTTCGCCGTGACCCTGGCCACTTTCAACAACAACTACGCCCTGTTCCGCGAGGGCGGCAACCTCTTCTCCGAGACCCGCTCTTCGGGGCCGCCCATCACCGGGCTGGCCAACACAGGAGGCAAGGGCAGCATCGCCTCCAACTCCCTGGAGCAGTCCAACGTGGACCTGGCCACGGAATTCGTAAAGATGATCACCACGGAAAAGGGCTTTCAGGCCAACTCCAAGACCATCACCACCGTCGATCAGATGCTGACCGTACTCATACAGCTCAAGCGTTAATCTTCTGAACTCGCACAACAAAAAACCCGCGACGGTAATTCCGGAGCGGGTTTTTTGTTGTGCAGGAGAAAGTGGCTAGAGCGCTCTATCCAGAAAAAGGCCAACCATCTTTTCTATGGATGCCGCCAGATCAAGCATTTCGTCGGCGGGGATCTTGCGGATCAGCTTTTGCGTTTCGGGGTCACGCACTTCCACCTGAACCTTGTCGGTTTTCTCGTCGATGTTAAACTTCAGGTTCACGCCCAGGGAAGACATGTACGAGTCTACCGCATCGGTCAGGTTTTGCAGCTTCTGCAAGGAAATTTCTTCCGACTCGTCAGGCGTGGTGCCTTGCGGCCGACCCGGAAGGACGCCCGATTCGGCGCGCTCCGCGTATTCGAAATCGGATTTGAGTTGCGTGGTTTGCTCAACGGGCGCCAGCAGGTCCTGGGGCTCGTAGGAGAGAGAGGTGATTTTCATGGCCGAGGCCTCCTCTTGATAGATGGATTCATCTTTCTAATCGTCCAGAGAGGAGAAAACTTTAGGCGTGAGAGGCAATTTTGACCTCTTTGGTGGAATGCCGCTGGCGATCAATTTCTAACCTGCTGAAAATAAAGGCCAAGCTTTAAATGGCATTCTGCGTGCAATGTCGCGTGCATACCAGCGTAAGGAGGATCTCACATGTCTTTGGTCATAAATCACAACTTGATGGCGATGAACTCCGCCAGGAACCTGTCCAATTCGTACAGCAATTTAGCAACCTCGACCCGGCGCCTATCCTCCGGATTGCGCGTTGGCACCGCCGCCGACGACGCGGCAGGCCTCGCCATCCGGGAGTTGATGCGCGCCGATATTGCGTCCCTCAATCAAGGTGTCCGCAACGCCAACGATGCCATCTCCATGATTCAGACGGCCGACGGTGCCCTGCAGGTCATCGATGAAAAATTGATCCGCATGAAAGAATTGGCCACCCAGGCAGCTACCGGCACCTATGGTTCGGATCAGCGCCTGATCATCGATTCGGAGTACCAGGCCATGGCCTCGGAAATTACCCGAATCGCCAATGCGACAGATTTCAACGGAATTTATCTGCTCAACGGCAATCTTTCATCCTCGTATCAGAATGCCGCCGAATGGAGGCTCGATCACAGCGGTGCCGGCCTGCAGTCCAGAGGGGCACTGAAGATCCATTTCGGCACCGGCAATGACAGCAGCGAAGACTACTACTACATCGCCATCGGCAATTCCACCGCTTCGGCCCTGGGTGTAGGAAACCAATCCGACCGCAGTATCTCGAGCGCGGGATTCAGCATCTCCACCCAGCAGGGAGCCCAGGAAGCGCTCGACGCCATCAACACCGCCATTATTTCCAAGGACAAGATCCGGGCCAGTCTTGGTTCGCTGCAGAACCGGCTGGAGAATACCATCACCAACCTGACCATCCAGGCCGAGAATCTGCAGGCCGCGGAGTCCCGCATCTCCGACGTGGATGTGGCTCAGGAAATGACGGAATTCGTGCGCAACCAGATCCTGACCCAATCTGCCGTGGCCATGCTGGCTCAGGCCAACCAGCTGCCGCAGATGGCCATGCAGCTCATGCAGGGCTAATCAGGGAATTATCGGCAAAGGCAATGATCAAAGACAAAGCCGGGGCTTTTGGCCCCGGCTTGTTTTCTTGCCATGCCTCTTGCGGGTGAAGATGGTCTTACGCTTCAGGCCCGGAAAGATCGGGAAAGCGTTTCCGCAGCAGCAGCAGAGCCTGTTCGGCCGCGCCCTGTTCAGCCTTGCGCATGCTGCGCTCCTCCCATTCCACTTCGGTTTTATCCGGCATGGTTACGACGACGGTGTACTGCTTGGCGTGTTCCGGGCCGTGACTGTCGCGCAACGCGTATGAAGGCCGGGCCTTCCAGATGCGCTGGGTGGCTTCCTGCAACAGGCTTTTGAAGTCACGCGGGCGGAAGGTCTCCGGAGGCGCGGGCCACTGCCCCTCAAACAAAAAATTGACACATGTGATCGCGGACGCAAGGCCACCATCAAGGTAGACGGCTCCCAGCACCGCTTCCAGGGCATCGCTCAGCACGGAATTTTTTTCTCTTCCGCCCTGCACATCCTCCCCGCGGCCCAGGAGCAGGCATTCGCCGAGGCGAATCTTTCTGGCCGCCTGCGCCAGCGCGCCCTCACTGACCAGCGCGGAACGCATTTTGGTAAGATGGCCTTCCTGCACTTCCGGGAATTTGCGAAATAATTCCTGGGATACAGCCAACTCCAGAACAGCATCACCAAGAAATTCGAGCCGTTCGTTATGCGGACAGGCGTGTTCATTGGCGTGGGAACTGTGTGTGAGAGCTTGGATTAAAAGCTTGACTTGCTTGAATTCATAATGGATTTCATTCTGCAGCGCTTGCAGTGCATCCGATGGAACTTCCAGTGACATTAAGGTTCTCCATGAGAGACGATTATCTTCACGCCCTATTTTCTCCCCAAGCTATCGCCGTTGTCGGATCATTCGACAGCGCAGGAGCCTCGGCCCGTGTCGTGCTTTCCAATCTTGAAGGCTGGGGGTATCAGGGGAGGATTGTTCCCGTCAATTGGACCTCCAGGCAGGCTCCCGGCAATCTTGAAGACCTCAAGGGGATCGACCTTGCGGTGGTCTGCCTTGTCCCTGAGCTTGTGCCCGACGCCCTGGAGCGGATCGCGGACATGGGCATCAAGGCGGTCATCATCACCTCCGCCGGATTTCGGGAGATCGGAGGGCAGGGCTACTACCTCGAAGAATCCATCATCCAGCTGGCTGAGCGCCGAAACCTGACCCTGCTTGGCCCCAACTGTCTGGGCGTGGCCTCCTGGGCCGACCATCTGAACGCATCGCTCATCTCCCGGCTGCCCAGCCAGGGCAACATCGCCTTTTTTTCGCCGTCCGGATCCATGTGCAACGCAATTCTGGATTGGGCCGCAAGCGAGGATATAGGCTTTTCCAAATTCGCAAGCCTCGGTAACCGCGCGGTCATCGATGAAGCGTCCATGCTCCAGTTTCTGGCCGAAGACCCCCAGACCAGCGTTATCATAGGTTACCTTGAGGGCATGAACAACGGCCGTCGTTTTGCGCGCATCAGCCAGACCATCACCCACGAAAAGCCGGTCATCATGCTGCAGGCCGGTATGACAGAACACGGGCAGAAGGCAATTTCTTCCCATGTGGGCGCTCTCACTGGATCGGAGCGGGCCTATCAGACGGCCCTGCGGCAGGCGGGCATCATCCAGGTGGACAATCTCTCCACTCTTTTCGACCTGGCGCGCATGTTCGGAACCCAGTCGCTGCCCAAGGGGCCGAATCTGGCCATCGTCACCAATTCCGGAGGAGCCGGGATTCTGGCCGCCGACGGAATGGCCGGGACCAGCCTCAACCTCCCGCGCCTTGGCCGCGATACGGCCGCCCGCCTGGCTGACGTTCTTCCCCGCCATGCGCAGACATCCAATCTTGTGGACATAGGCATGGAAGCCACTCCCGTGCAGTATGCCCAGGCCCTGGACACGGTGCTTCGCGACCGGCAGATTCAGATGGCCTTGCTGGTCATCGCTCCGGGACTTGGCGTGGACCTGCAGGCCATCGTGCGCGAACTGGTCGCCTTGCCCAGGCCGGATGGCAAGACCGTTGCGGTCTGCCTGATCGGCCAGGAAGGGGTGATGGAAGAGAAACGTTTTCTGCAGCGTCACGGCCTGCCCTGCTATTCCAACCCCAAGGCGGCGCTGGCCAGTTTCGAGGCCATGCTTCGCTATGCCGGGTGGAAGACCAAATCCTACCCTGTGGAGGTCTGTTACCGCCGGGACAAGGCCAAGGCCGAGCGTTTTCTGAAGGACTGTCTGGATGTCCGCAAGACCGAGCTGTTCGGCTTTGAAATGCAGCCCCTGCTCATGGCCTACGAGCTTGGCTTTCCTCGTACGGAGCTTGCCCGCACCAGCAAGAGCGCGGTCAAGATCGCCAAGCGTTTGGCCTGTTCCGTGGCACTGAAGATTGCATCCCCGCATATCGAGTACAAAAGCGATGTGGGCGGGGTCGAGGTCAACCTGCAGACTTCCGAAGAGGTTCGCCAGGCCTTTTTGCAAGTGACCTCGCGCGTGCAGCGCCTGCGCAGCGAAGCCTTTGTCTCGGGCTGTCTGGTCCAGGAGATGATTCTGGGCAAACCGGCGGAAGTCTGCATCCGGGTCCAGCGCGACCCGAAATTCGGTCCACTGATCCGTTTCGGGCTGTCGGGCAGTCAGGCGGACATTTTTCAGGAGTATTCGATGCGCCTTGCGCCGCTATCCCTGGAAGACGCCTCCGGAATGATGCGCGAGCTCAAGGTCTTCTCTCTGCTCAAGCGGGAGCGCGGGCGCGACGCGCTGGACTTGAGGGCTCTTGAGGATGTATTGCTTACAGTGTCGCAGATGACTCTGGATTTTCCTGAAATTTACACCCTGGAGTTCGATCCTGTTCTGGTCACGTCGAGGGGGGCCTGGGTGGCCGGAGCGCGAATGTCTCTTTTGCCTCAGTCTGAATAGTCGGGCCGTGATCGGAAAAATAATTTCGCAGTCCTGATCGGGAGGGAATATGGTAGGAATTTATGTAGGGGCGACATCCGGCTATTCCGGTAAAAACATGATTGCCATGGGGATCGGGCTCAAGCTGCAGAAAGAGGGCTACCGGGTCGGATACATGAAGCCGGTGGGGGCCTTGCCGCAGGAAAAGAACGGAGTGCTGGGCGATGCCGACGCGTTCTTCGTTCAGGACATTCTGGGTCTTTCCGACAACCCCACTCTGGTCACTCCCGTGGTCGTGGATCAGGATTTCAAGATGAAGGCCTTCACGGGCAAGTGCGAAGACCTGATGCCGCGCATCAAGGCCGCCTATGAAGAGCTCGGCAAGGACAAGGACGTCATGATCGTGGCCGGTTCCGGAAGCATGTACTCGGGCAAGTACTGCGGTGTGGACGGGATAAGCGTCGTCAAATCGTTGGGTATAAAATCCATCATCATTGACCGTTACGTCAAAGAGCTCAATTACGATTATCTCATCGCCATGAAAGAACTGCTCGGCGAGCAGCTGCTTGGCGTGCTCCTGAACGACATTCCTCCGGTCTTCAAGGAAGAGCTTGATTCGCTTCTGCATCCGTTCATGGAGAGCAAGGGCATAAAGGTTCTGGGCAAGATCCCGTCCGATCCGCTCATGGGCGCCATCAAGGTCGCGGATCTGGCCGACCGTCTGGGCGGCAAGGTCATCACCGCCCAGGACAAGTCCGAACGGGTGGTGGAGAATTTTCTGATCGGCACGATGCAGGTCGAAAATTTCATGACTCATTTCCGCAAGAGCAAGAAGTCCGCGATCATTGTCGGTGGAGACCGCTCCGACGTGCAGCTGGTGGCCCTTGAAGGGCAGTGTCAGTGTCTGGTGCTGACCGGCAATCTCTACCCCAACGACATCATCATGACCCGGGCCGAGGTCCTCGAAGTGCCCATTGTGGTTGTTCGTGACGATACCTTCACCGTGGCCAAGAAGATGGAAGCCATCCTGTCGCGGCACAAGTTGCGCGACGTGATCAAGATCCAGCACGGTTCACAGCTGGTCAGCTCCATCATCGATTTCCAGTACATGAAGGAAAGTCTTGGGATCTGAAACTTCGGACCTCAGGCCAAAAGGAAAAAGCCCCGTGAAATCGGGGCTTTTTTTTTTCGGGAGGCGCGATCCGGCGCGGGCCAGGCAAGGTCTGCCGGAACTCCCTCGCCGGCCTCGTAATGCTTCCCGGCCTTGAGCTTTGGGTTGAGGGCAGAGCACTGTCCGTCACGCGGCCGGGAAACAAACGATTCTTGGCTCCGTCAGACAGCCGACAGCCCTTGCCTGGCCCGCGCCGGATCGCTTGCGGTCGTGTGCAGAGTCTGGGAAAAAAAAGCAATGTGTGCAGGGGGTGAGCCCCCCTGCACGTCGGAGGCATTCTTTTCGGGTGGCTCGTTGCGCATCGGGTTGCTTTGCCGTCAAATCTCCCGGATGGCCTGGGTCAGTTTCTTCTGGTCGTCCTTGAAGAGCTTGTAATTGATGGAATCCTCCAGCGCCTGGCGGCTGGCCTCGATGATGTTGTAGGATACTCCCACCGTGGTCCATCGGCTCTTCTGGTCTCCTGATTCGATAAGCACCCGCACCACGGCTGCGGTTCCGCCATGCCCGTCTTCACGAACCGATCCGGTCAGGACGCGCACTTTGAAGTCCAGGAGGTGCATCTCGCCCAGGTTGGGGTAGAAGCGTTCAAGGCCTTTGCGCAGGGCGCAGTCCATGGCGTTGACCGGGCCCTTGCCAGTGGCCGCCGTGTGTTCGATCATTCCGCCCACGCGCAGCATGACCGTGGCCTCGGTGAAGGGCTCCATCCCTTCGGTGAAGACCGAGTCCATGATGCGGAAGCTGATCAGCCTGAAATAGTTGCGGGCTCGTCCCAGCACGCGGTTGACCAGCAGTTCGTAGGACGCTTCGGCAGCGGAATATTCGTAGCCCTGGTCCTCGCGGTTTTTGAGCTCGGTCAGAAGCTCAAGGACAAAGGGATCGCCCTTGTCCAGTTCGAATCCGTACTGCTTGGCCTTGAAGAGGATGTTGGACTGTCCGGCCAGGTCGGAGAGCAGGATGCGCTGCTTGTTTCCGACCAGTTCGGGTTCGATGTGTTCGTAGGTGCGGGGGTTGCGGCGCACCGCTGCGACATGCACCCCGCCCTTGTGCGTGAAGGCCGACTGACCTGTGTACGCCTGGCGTTTGAAGCAGCGCAGGTTGGCCACTTCGGCCACAAAGGCCGAGGTGTCGGTCAGGCGTTCAAGCTTCCCTTCGGGCAGGCAGGAATATCCCATCTTGAGTTCAAGGTTGCCGATGATGGAACAGAGGTTGGCGTTGCCGCAGCGTTCGCCATAGCCGTTCATGGTGCCCTGGACCTGAATGGCCCCGTGCCTTACGGCCGCCAGGGAATTGGCCACGGCTAGCTCGCAGTCGTTATGGACGTGGATGCCCAGGGGTGCTTCGGGCAGGCGTGTGCGTACCGCGTCCATGATGGCGGCGATTTCTTCCGGCAGGGTGCCGCCGTTGGTGTCGCAGAGCACCAGAAGATCCGAACCGGAGTCCAGCGCAGTGCGCAGGCAGGAGATGGCGTAGTCCGCGTTCTTTTTGTAGCCGTCGAAAAAATGCTCTGCATCGTAGAAGAGTTCTTTGGCGTGGGGGCGCAGGAAGGCGAGGGAGTCGCGGATGAGTTCGAGATTGCGTTCCAGGCTGATTTTCAGGGCATCGGTGACATGGATGTCCCAGGTCTTGCCGAAGATGGTCATTACCGGAGCGCCGGATTCGATGAGCGCGAGCAGATTGGCGTCGTTCTCCGCCGAGACCTTGGCGGCATGAGTAGATCCGAATGCCGCCAGCTTGGCCGTGCTGAGCTGGTACTGCTGCATCTCCGCGAAAAAGCGTTTGTCCTTGGGATTGGAGCCGGGCCATCCTCCTTCGATGTAGGCCACCCCGAGCTGGTCCAGTTTGGTGGCGATGCGTAGCTTGTCCTCTGTCGAGAGATTGAGCTCCTCGGACTGGGTGCCGTCGCGCAAGGTGGTGTCGTAGATTTGAATGGTATTCATGGAGCTCCTGGCGGTGTCCGCCGGCCGTGCGGCCTGATGTTCATGGTTGCATGCCCGACGGGCCTGATTTTGTCATTTTTCGCATGAAAAAAAGCCCCCGGACCTTGCGGTCGGGGGCTTTGTCATTTTGTGCAAATCCGCTTGTGCAGACGCGTCACTCCCCCGACCGTGATCCTGGAATCACGGAAATGAGAATAATAATGGAAATGGGGGTGACGATGTTTTTCATGTTTGTTTCCTGATCGGTTAGATGAACAATGGAGAATCGATTGTCAAGCCTGATCTTTGAATTCCCGGGACTGTGACGCATGCGTCGTCTCCAGGGGTGCATGATTTTAAGGCCGAAGCATGGTGTCCAGGACGATTTTCGCCGCGCGCTCCGTTGCCCCGCCGTTGCCGAGCAGTGATGGCAGGGTGCCAAGTTGATCGAGGACGCGAGCTCTGGAGGGCGTCTCCTCGATCCATTGCGCCACGGCGGCGGCCATGGCAGCAGGGTTGGCGTCGTGCTGCAGGAATTCGGGGAAGACAGGCTCGCCCAGGATGAGGTTCGGCAGGGAGATGAAAGGCACCTTCACAAGCATGCGCCCCACAAGATAGGTCAGGTTCGAAAATTTGTAGGCCACGGCGGTGGGCACTTCAAGCAGGGCCGTTTCCAGCGTAGCGGTGCCCGAAGCGGCCATGATGGCCCGGCAGGAGCGCATGAGTTCGTAACGGGCGGAGCTTTCGACCAAGGTGACCGGAGTGTTCGAGACCCAGCAACTGCGGATCAGCTTCCGGTCCATGCCCGGAGCCACGGGCAATACGAATTCAAGATCCGGATAACGGGCGGCCAGCAGGGCGGCTGCGCGGGAGAAGATGGGCAGCAGGGACGTGATTTCGCGTTTGCGGCTGCCTGGAAGGATGCCGATCCGGTTGTCGTGGCGGCGGACGTTCATGATCCGGGGCGTTCTGATGGAATCAAGCAGGGGATGACCGACATAATCGATGGACAAGCCGTGCCGGGCGTAGAATTCGACTTCAAAAGGAAGGATGGAGACGAGACGGTCGATGTGGCCGCGCAGGAACGCAACCCGGCCCTCCCGCCAGGCCCACAGCTTGGGACTGATGTAATACACGACGGGGATGCCCAGGCTCTGCGCTATTCGGGCTACACGGAAGTGAAAATCCGGAGCGTCGATGACTACTACAACGTCCGGGCGTGACGTTTCCAGCTGACTCTTCAGGGTGCGCAAAAGGCCCATGATTTTGGGCAGCTGGGCCAATACCTCGGTAAAACCCATGACCGAAAGGGCCTCTGTGCGGAGCCGGGGTTCAACCCCTTCTTCCCGCATGGCAGGACCGGCCATGCCCATGAACGATGCTTCGGGGCAGTGCTTACGCAGAGCCTGAACCAGAAGCTGACCGTGCAGGTCGCCGGAGGTTTCACCGGCGTTAATCCAGATGGTGGGCGCGTTTGTCATGGCGTGGCAGTAATTCTTTGGCGCCAAAATAACAAGAAGCCCGATCCCTTGCCCCGCACTAACCTTTGGCATAGGGGAGGCCATGCGTGAAAACACGGTCATCTTCCTGCACAAGTTTTTCTGGGCGGCCTACGTGCTCGTCCTCATCGTGGGTTCTCTGATTCCGGTGGAT encodes:
- a CDS encoding lipid-A-disaccharide synthase — protein: MTNAPTIWINAGETSGDLHGQLLVQALRKHCPEASFMGMAGPAMREEGVEPRLRTEALSVMGFTEVLAQLPKIMGLLRTLKSQLETSRPDVVVVIDAPDFHFRVARIAQSLGIPVVYYISPKLWAWREGRVAFLRGHIDRLVSILPFEVEFYARHGLSIDYVGHPLLDSIRTPRIMNVRRHDNRIGILPGSRKREITSLLPIFSRAAALLAARYPDLEFVLPVAPGMDRKLIRSCWVSNTPVTLVESSARYELMRSCRAIMAASGTATLETALLEVPTAVAYKFSNLTYLVGRMLVKVPFISLPNLILGEPVFPEFLQHDANPAAMAAAVAQWIEETPSRARVLDQLGTLPSLLGNGGATERAAKIVLDTMLRP
- a CDS encoding acyl-CoA synthetase → MELPVTLRFSMRDDYLHALFSPQAIAVVGSFDSAGASARVVLSNLEGWGYQGRIVPVNWTSRQAPGNLEDLKGIDLAVVCLVPELVPDALERIADMGIKAVIITSAGFREIGGQGYYLEESIIQLAERRNLTLLGPNCLGVASWADHLNASLISRLPSQGNIAFFSPSGSMCNAILDWAASEDIGFSKFASLGNRAVIDEASMLQFLAEDPQTSVIIGYLEGMNNGRRFARISQTITHEKPVIMLQAGMTEHGQKAISSHVGALTGSERAYQTALRQAGIIQVDNLSTLFDLARMFGTQSLPKGPNLAIVTNSGGAGILAADGMAGTSLNLPRLGRDTAARLADVLPRHAQTSNLVDIGMEATPVQYAQALDTVLRDRQIQMALLVIAPGLGVDLQAIVRELVALPRPDGKTVAVCLIGQEGVMEEKRFLQRHGLPCYSNPKAALASFEAMLRYAGWKTKSYPVEVCYRRDKAKAERFLKDCLDVRKTELFGFEMQPLLMAYELGFPRTELARTSKSAVKIAKRLACSVALKIASPHIEYKSDVGGVEVNLQTSEEVRQAFLQVTSRVQRLRSEAFVSGCLVQEMILGKPAEVCIRVQRDPKFGPLIRFGLSGSQADIFQEYSMRLAPLSLEDASGMMRELKVFSLLKRERGRDALDLRALEDVLLTVSQMTLDFPEIYTLEFDPVLVTSRGAWVAGARMSLLPQSE
- a CDS encoding flagellin, encoding MSLVINHNLMAMNSARNLSNSYSNLATSTRRLSSGLRVGTAADDAAGLAIRELMRADIASLNQGVRNANDAISMIQTADGALQVIDEKLIRMKELATQAATGTYGSDQRLIIDSEYQAMASEITRIANATDFNGIYLLNGNLSSSYQNAAEWRLDHSGAGLQSRGALKIHFGTGNDSSEDYYYIAIGNSTASALGVGNQSDRSISSAGFSISTQQGAQEALDAINTAIISKDKIRASLGSLQNRLENTITNLTIQAENLQAAESRISDVDVAQEMTEFVRNQILTQSAVAMLAQANQLPQMAMQLMQG
- a CDS encoding citramalate synthase → MNTIQIYDTTLRDGTQSEELNLSTEDKLRIATKLDQLGVAYIEGGWPGSNPKDKRFFAEMQQYQLSTAKLAAFGSTHAAKVSAENDANLLALIESGAPVMTIFGKTWDIHVTDALKISLERNLELIRDSLAFLRPHAKELFYDAEHFFDGYKKNADYAISCLRTALDSGSDLLVLCDTNGGTLPEEIAAIMDAVRTRLPEAPLGIHVHNDCELAVANSLAAVRHGAIQVQGTMNGYGERCGNANLCSIIGNLELKMGYSCLPEGKLERLTDTSAFVAEVANLRCFKRQAYTGQSAFTHKGGVHVAAVRRNPRTYEHIEPELVGNKQRILLSDLAGQSNILFKAKQYGFELDKGDPFVLELLTELKNREDQGYEYSAAEASYELLVNRVLGRARNYFRLISFRIMDSVFTEGMEPFTEATVMLRVGGMIEHTAATGKGPVNAMDCALRKGLERFYPNLGEMHLLDFKVRVLTGSVREDGHGGTAAVVRVLIESGDQKSRWTTVGVSYNIIEASRQALEDSINYKLFKDDQKKLTQAIREI
- a CDS encoding flagellar biosynthesis protein FlgE gives rise to the protein MGLSASLYSGTSGLKAHGEDMTVIGNNISNVSTIGFKGSRMYFEDALSQQITTASGSGQVGRGVAVGTVMGDFSQGSLESTTEATDLAIGGNGFFMVSPAGQEVNYYTRAGNFRFDEEGYLVDPRGYRLQGWEVQQANTSAAASGDTTAQTSTGVQILGVPQDVKLENFQSPPQATSRVDLILNVDSSSEDKSVSPTDPFTALFDTYDATAVEPIGEASYAYQTTIKVYDENGSSHNMTVYMDPIANVEVTGAAAGKRYWEYIIAVPPGEDNREFWGAGDEKRGILMSGTLTFNAAGELENMSAFTVNDPAADPELAASWVPANFSQNGYPICTANFLGTANGSTTGSGTLSESENTKNIEINFGVRNKTSSWEPGPAIPPAAATGQDNLGDYPTIDTSGATPVLVGSLDAINGFASTELSALSSTNYSTGSTTIFQAQDGYTAGFLQNLSVDRDGVITGRYSNGQVLQLFAVTLATFNNNYALFREGGNLFSETRSSGPPITGLANTGGKGSIASNSLEQSNVDLATEFVKMITTEKGFQANSKTITTVDQMLTVLIQLKR
- the rnc gene encoding ribonuclease III: MSLEVPSDALQALQNEIHYEFKQVKLLIQALTHSSHANEHACPHNERLEFLGDAVLELAVSQELFRKFPEVQEGHLTKMRSALVSEGALAQAARKIRLGECLLLGRGEDVQGGREKNSVLSDALEAVLGAVYLDGGLASAITCVNFLFEGQWPAPPETFRPRDFKSLLQEATQRIWKARPSYALRDSHGPEHAKQYTVVVTMPDKTEVEWEERSMRKAEQGAAEQALLLLRKRFPDLSGPEA